A single window of Dendropsophus ebraccatus isolate aDenEbr1 chromosome 5, aDenEbr1.pat, whole genome shotgun sequence DNA harbors:
- the LOC138794029 gene encoding olfactory receptor 6N1-like → MSRSPTPPSPLSIKHFISTFFLFILPYQVDEDYSQAVVSSNLTITRVTEFIIFGFPSLQQYQLLLFCVFLLLYLFTITGNGSIFLLVVLDRRLHTPMYVFVSNLSFLDLSYATVTIPKMLAKFSMNLDTISYTACLAQMYFFFALGSSECLLLAVMAYDRYVAICSPLHYPNIMTKRRYLLLIAMVWAGGFASPVTCISLVLKLPFCGPNIIHHYYCDHPPLLQLACADTSFNVQVGSSIGAFVILITLTLIVISYIKIILTILKMNSKEGRKKTFSTCTSHFAVVSIFYLPLIFMYVRPTASYSSDVDSLVALLYTVLTPMMNPIIYSLRNKDIIEAFKKKIHR, encoded by the coding sequence ATGAGCCGCTCACCAACACCACCATCACCGCTCTCCATAAAACACTTTATATCaacatttttccttttcattCTCCCTTACCAGGTGGATGAAGATTACAGTCAAGCAGTAGTTTCTTCCAATCTGACCATTACTCGTGTAACCGAATTCATCATCTTTGGTTTCCCGAGTCTTCAGCAGTATCAGCTTCTGCTCTTCTGTGTGTTCCTCCTTTTATATCTGTTCACCATCACTGGGAATGGAAGCATCTTCCTCTTGGTGGTACTTGACCGCCGGCTGCATACTCCTATGTATGTATTTGTCAGTAATTTGTCTTTCCTTGATTTGAGCTACGCAACGGTAACCATCCCCAAGATGTTGGCCAAGTTCTCCATGAACCTTGACACCATTTCTTATACAGCCTGCTTAGCTCAGATGTATTTTTTCTTTGCTTTAGGATCCTCAGAGTGTTTACTATTGGCGGTAATGGCTTATGACCGATATGTAGCCATATGTTCTCCTCTACATTACCCAAACATCATGACTAAGAGACGGTATCTACTGTTAATTGCTATGGTATGGGCCGGTGGGTTCGCTTCTCCAGTTACATGCATAAGCTTGGTCTTAAAGTTACCATTTTGTGGCCCTAATATCATCCATCATTATTACTGTGACCATCCACCATTGCTGCAGTTGGCCTGTGCTGACACCTCCTTCAATGTTCAAGTTGGCTCCTCCATCGGGGCCTTCGTTATACTAATAACATTGACTCTAATAGTCATTTCTTACATTAAAATCATATTAACTATCCTCAAAATGAATTCCAAAGAAGGACGCAAGAAGACGTTCTCCACATGCACCTCACACTTTGCCGTGGTCAGTATCTTCTACTTGCCACTTATATTCATGTATGTCCGCCCAACAGCTTCCTACTCCTCAGATGTGGACTCCCTGGTGGCCCTGCTCTACACAGTATTAACGCCTATGATGAATCCGATTATATACAGCCTCAGGAACAAGGACATTATAGAGGCTTTCAAGAAGAAAATCCACAGATAA